Part of the Dreissena polymorpha isolate Duluth1 chromosome 12, UMN_Dpol_1.0, whole genome shotgun sequence genome, ATATTTATATGTCACTATACTGTTTGACAGGACTTTGTACGAGAAAAGGCTGCGGAACTCCTAGATGATTGTGTCTTTGACGCTTGTGAAGATGTGGTGAACGATCGGGACCCTTCGCGTAGTGCCTGCGGCTATTTTGAGGCCTTCGACGAGGTTCTTTTTGCCATGGGCATCACACTTCCAGAGTGGAGAACTGCCACGCAGTGCGGTAAATGTTCTTAGAAATGCGTTGGTAAACTTTTCATAAGCACTTAAGTTGTAATGTCTGCGATACTAAATACTAATGAAGACTCATTTTTATAAACACGTGTGGcgtttaaaatgtttgtaaaaggATAGTTTGCTCTGATGGCTGGTATACTTTTTATTAACACAGACGTTCTTTTATAGGACAAAGGAATATGTGTTAGGTGTATAATTTGTGCTCTATTTACAATTTTTTACGGCAACACAAAGAGTTCGTTTAGagaatttatattttgtgtttactgtgtattaatatatttttaatacttaaatgtttcTAATCGATAATAAATTAGCAAACACATGTTTGACCCATTATTTGGAACGCATTATGACatgcataatttatttacatataacttTGTTATCTTTTGGCATTCAGTCCCAGTGTGTGGTGCAAACGAGGAATACTACGCCGTGTTGCCCATTGAAGTGAATTGCGTAGAAAACCACCTCGCCAGTGCAACCACAGCTCGAAGTGGATGCGCCTGTAGCATGGGATTCGTACGGTCCGGTACCAAATGCATTCCGGAAAATGAGTGCGGCTGTCTTTTCGTTGATACTTACATAAATGTATGTGCTGTAGATATGTGATTGTTTAATTGTAACCGCTGTCGTGTAGTCGATTCAGTATAAGCAATTAAAAGCGGTTTTCAATAAATCTGCACGCTATTGGTGTACCaattgttgtacaattttttacTACTTAAGATGTCGTTATTGATTCAGGCACTCAATCTAACAatcgtttatatttaaacattcacgGAACGACGTAAAGTATAATATTACAAGTATAATAtcacaaaataaagaataaatgttttaaaaactaaatataaatattttgacaacACCCATACTAGGAAAACAAAACCTAATTACGTCATTAACGTAAAATATAACGCAGTTTTACCTCAATGACATAATCTGTTCCATTAACttatttaaaccatttatgcctagcgtctagaaaaaaggccttggcaaacagcgtagacccagatgagacgccgcatgatacggtGTCTCATTTGGGTCTttactgtttgcttaaaagaatttttgctagaaatattctaaatatagaaataaatatactagactgCTTTATTTATGCTTTCACTGACATATTATTTTTCAGAAAGGAGATCGCGTTTACGCGCCAAATTGCATAGATGTCTTTGAATGCCTTGGAGACAATAATCTGATAAAAGTGGAATCTCGTCCCGCGTGCCACCAGAACGCCACGTGCCAGGTTAACCGCGAGCTTGGTATCTATGACTGTGTGTGCAACGCACAACTCGTCGGCGACGGCAGAGATCAGTGTATCGGTATGAAAAGCCTTTTGTCTTTTTGCCATATAATTGTGTGATTGTTTAAGGTCAATCTAAGGCAAATAATGCTTAATTCCGGtgtgtaaattatattttatgttctaTAAAATTGCGACGTTCATTAAATGTATATCGATAGACAGGTCCGATGTTTAGAAGACTTAAAATTAACAAAGGTTATATTGAATCCTGGTACATTTGTTCTCTAACTGTAATGATTAAACGGTTACCCTTTTGAATTCAAATCCCATAGCTGTATTAAGCAGTCAGTGTGTAGggagaaaaatatttaaattcgTTCTAAAATGCATTGCTAAAAGGAATAAAAGTCCTTCTTTACCGCCATACTAAAGCATGTGTATAACTATTACTGTGTGTTGAAACCTTATCAACAGGCGGTTGTGGACCAAACAACGACCTTTGCCACCCCCAAGCGGAGTGCGTTACAACAGGCAGAGGTAACAAGCGACGGCAAGCATGTCGATGTAAAGAGGGATTGGAAGGAGATGGCATTGAGACATGTGAAAGTACGTATTAAAAATTATAGTTTAAACCCATTCATCTCAACGAATttctatatgtaaacaataagaCAGTTAAAATCCTTTAATTTCAGCGGTATTGTATAAACAAAACCTGTTTGCTTTTGTCGAGACTCTCAATTATGTTTCTTGCTGGTTTTGGTACGAATCGTGGATGTAGAAGAAGCATTCGAGTGAAATACGGAGTGGTCCGTCGCATGATAGATACCGTTTATTCTCAATACTTGCAAGATAGTTTAAGAAATGATCACGATTTGCGTATTCCTATCGTGGACATTGCACCATTAAAAATACGAAATAAAAATGGATATAAAAATAGCGTGGTTGGAAAAAGGTAAAAAAGCCGTCTTATGAAAGATAGCTGTCTTACttttacttgaaataaagatCACATAAGCCATCAACATTTGGAATATGTGGTTTTGGATCTTTGCAAGTCGCGCTATTACttctgattttttatttaaagtatacctttataacattaaatatttccCTAAAGATGCGCTTCTGTTCACACGATGTAAAAATCTGTACCATTCTAATCGATTATGTTAATGTACCAGTCCctgttaaattattttgttatgaaatttAGATAGtgagaaatatttttatttaaaaaaaaagagtctTTGTTATTTTTGACGTGCACATGggcataacttaaaaaaataaaaaatattgttgtgttatgtgtgagcgtgtgtgtgtgtgtcaattgTTTGTGTACAGTTATGTTTCCTCTCGTATGTTTGCGAGGATATTatgtgaattttatttaaaatattcaggCGCGCAACTCAATGTTTTATGCGTTTTTCAGGAACATGCTTGTGCAGCCTCTGGGGTGACCCGCACTTCACAAACTTCAACCAGCTCAAGTACAACTTCCAGGGCCCTTGCACCTATAAGCTGTTTGAACTGGACAACGGCAAACCATGCCACATGACGGTGTTCATCAAGAACAAAATTACTTCAAAAGGCACCGCTTCAGTGGCAAAAGAAATGTACATCTATCTGTTCGGCTCGGAAATCGTGATCCGATCAGATGAGAATAAGAAAGTCAGGGTATGTTTGTTAATTTCGACATTTCTCGAAAATTGTGATCCGGATTACAACAAAAACATGGTATGCATGATTATAACAACATAACTCCGTAGTCATGATCGAAttctttttaaaagaaataaaaaaggtaggcgtaatgatatttattacaaCATAACTCGGAGATGTCATCCGAATATATAAGAAAGTCATGTTAGGCATGCCAATATCAGAATTAATCAGAGAGATTAAGTATGCAATTGCAACAATACTTCAGAATTGTATCATGTTCTAAAATATGTCGCGATAGGAAAAACATGTACGTTCGATAATTAAAAGGACCAATTATATTATCGTTGTTCAGTGTTTgatgtaataaaattaaataacgtTTATTTTCTGTTACAAACCGTGCTAATGTTGTAACGTTGAATTCGTTGTAATGTTGGTTTATTCCTACGAAAACATATTGAAAAGTAACACATACCGCGTTAAATTAAAATACGGTTAATGTAAATTTCAATGTTTCGAGTACAAATACTTTGCACGTGTTCTTACTTAACCTTCATTTACAatcattaatatgtatatattcagTGTGATTATATGTCAAGCATCCACATGCACATTTTCAGATAAATGATGAAGACATCTCCTTGGCGGAAGAAATAGATATGCATGGTTTTACAGTCATGGACGACGGCAAATACGTCGTCGTGAAGAACAACTTCTGTGGTCTCTCTGCGGGTTACGATGGCGCTGGAAAAGGGTTTGTCTCTTTGCCCGCAGTATTCGGATTAGACCCAACAGGTAAGATACTATCCATCACTAGTTGGCATTTCAGCATGTTCCCCCATATTAAACTATGTTACAGTGTAAATGTCCATAGAGTTAGTGTGAAGTGTCGAACGTATGGTAGGGGCTCTTTTGTTCATGGTACCATctattttcttgtttaatataagcttttaatttttaatCCGGACAATTTATATGAACAAACATGTAGTAGACCTATAAACTATTAGGCCTGAAAGTTTATAACCTGAATGTTTTTCAGAATAAGTGGGCCGATATTAGTAGGAATAGTTATCCAAATATGTGATATGAAAGAAGAGAGAAATGAACTTGCtataataccatattttatagTTAAATACACAATGACTGATCCAgctaaaacacatttcattaaatatttataacttgTATTAGTTATATGTTCGGGTATGTATTTGTAAAGCCTGCATATGTTAATTAAACATTGATTTTGTTACATAAAGTCAAAAATCAAAGACCATCTAAGAGATCAACATTGCGCACAAAACAAAGAGTCTTGATCTAGTGTATAATAGAAGGTTAAACAACTCAAAACAACAATGTCGGGAAATGGAGTAAATGAATTTTGCCCCCAATGTCTTTTCGTCGCACCCGAATGAATCTAACTGCAGTGacacataattttatttgtgttcaataTTAAGGACTTTGCGGTCAATGCGATGGAAAAAAGAACAGAATGCTAGACGCGGATGGCATTGACCGGTATAATCAGAACAACTGGCAGACAGTTGTCGGCAACAGCTTTTTGGTTGACAACCCTTTCTACCCAAATGAGACAGGGTACTTATAATTTTGCATTCAAACGTTAAAAGAACAATTCTGTTATTTTAAAGGGAATCTTATTGTAATGAAATACGTGACAAGTAAGAAGTTCAAGGAATGTATCGACTAATGGACAATTTCGAAACACttagtataatatataatataataattgcgTATTATTATTAAGCagagaaataaaattgttataatgtcatttttttaaaaaacgtTTTACCTCAGCTGTACAGTTCCACCGGATCCTGACGCGGAACAGTGCGCGAGAGCAGTTACCGAGAAGGCTTCTACGGAGTGCGAGGTCATCAGAAAACCGGATGGTCCGCTTGGCGAGTGTGTTAAGAAGCTCGCAAATGAGACGACGCAAGCACTCTTTGATGTGTGTATTGTTCAAGTTAAATGTATCGGATTTTTAAATCGaatgattatttattatattagttACGTATGCATACCGTGCATTTCTTTTTGCCGTATTGTTAAAAAATACTGATCGTATAACGCAAACATCGTTAATGTGTTTGCTTGCATctgtttattgaattttatttttttaacaatagatTCGTTTGTCTGCATTCAGAAGTTTTTAACAAAATGTTCATCATTTATGATATCATGTAAATGTGTATAGTTTGTGTTGGTGGTCATGGTTTTCGTGCTGTTTTCAAGAGTTGTTCCCTTTTATCAACATTATGTGTTTATCGATTAAGCATCTTGCGACTTTAATTGTGCGATTTATCTAAATATGTTAATTGATATGTTATTTCGTTTGaataaacaatacataaattACCTCATGATGATAAAAAGGACTTCTCTCCTGCTATAAAAATAAGTGATTCACCGTgtctattattaaaatattttcatgcATCCATCTTATCCTGACAGGGATGCGTCTTCGACTACTGTCAGGAGAACGTTAGAGAACGCGAGGCCGATGACATCGTGTGCGCCTCGGCCGCCTTACTCGCCGAGCTTTGCAATCAGAACGGTGAAATGCCCGAGTGGCGCACGGAGACATTCTGCCCTGGTAGGTAacctttaaagtttaaatttggTTGACCTCCTTCCAAATCTTGGGTAGTTCAATTTCTATTCGCCGACAATCTGCTTTCGCCACAATGCAGCGGTCACATATCAGCGGTGATCAATACACAGATGCTAAggaatcagtaaaaaaaaaacaccggaaTGAGAGCtacgaaaaaaaaagtttgaatAACGATACCTTAAGTTTTTGACACACCTTAAGCAGTATTTGCCCGAGGTATTCGGCCTCCGAAGGTATGCCAAAACAGGGACATGAAACACCATATCCGTTGTGTAACCTATTAAATCAATGCCTTTAACTCTTATATAATAAGGCATCATGAAGACTTAACTAATATGAATTTGCGTTATTTCCCCTAAAAACGTGCGCCAAAACGTCATCTACACAAGAATCAGAATGTTGTGATGTATTTcggataataatttatatatatatatatattaatgttttatacGGTCTTACATTTTCAAAAGCATAATGCtcttttaagatttatttatcaAAGTAAAATAATAGTATGGGTagttctctgtgaaaaaggggtttaatgcatttgcgtaaagtgtcgccccagattagtatgtgcagtccgcacaggttaatcaaaaatgacactttccgcctttgctaagaagatactttcttgaaacgaaaaaatcttaaaagcggaaagtgtcgtccctgattaccctgtgcggttttcataggctgatctgggacgacagttacgcacatgcatttaactcttTTTTATCACAGAGCGAGGCGCATGTTTAATTAGAGGGCGAGGTTCTCACATAAAAACATACCGGAGAAGGTGGAATTTGCATTGTTTGGCGTCTGGCAATGTTGAGGTTGAAAAAACGTCGATTTGATgctctaaaaatatatatatcacattataatttaagaaaataaacgGCGTTTAGTTAAATCATCTTAAAATTATCTAATCTTTCACAGCCGGCGTACTGTGTCCCGCCGAAAAGAACTTGCGATATACCACAAACTTGGATCAAGAACGACCAACCTGCGCGGTGAGtgtgtaataattatattaaataatcacTTATAAAATTTGAGGAAAATCTGAAAGCTTAGGATACTTAAACCTAATGCGTGGTTTGAAAAACGCTCGTTAATCGACTTTAAATTCCAAGGATCCTCGCGGAAAGGGGAAGCGCAGGCACCGACCAGAAGAGGGCTGCGAGTGCTCGAAACCGGAACTGATGTTCACGGGACATGAGTGTGTCCCACAAGAGGAATGCGGCTGTACCACCAAGGTTGTCGGTCCAGATGGGAAAAAAATAACTACGTACATGAAGGTAAGGCCGTATTGAACGGCTTAGTAATGATTTGAGGCCTGAATTTTGAGATACCGATGTCTCTATATTCGCGTCaataaataatgtatatgtaaCGCATAAGTTTTTCTAACACATTAGTTTTTCTTCTGTGAATGCTTTATTCTTAAATCTGCATCCATTTAATCGACACATACAGACTAGTTAATGAGGGACTCTGCGTTGAAATGCGAAAATATGCTTATCACTATTAAATGAAATCATCAATCCATTCCTAACGAGTCAATATATGTTTAAAGTAAGAATATTTAAGAGGCAAAAATTATGTGTACCTTGCTTAAAACTTagacataaaactacaaaaaGACTACAAATAGCTACACAactaaaaaaatgcatataatcgCAGCAAGCACTAAAAACATGTACAGCGTTTATCCGATTATGACCGATGTCTGGTTCATGTAAAGTTCATATTGTCCCTAGCCTCCAACATATCATATAGGCATACCCTAGCTTGTAAAAGCTACTACTATATTTACCAAAATGGCACGAACGCAAAAGTCTTATGTGAACAATAATTGCATGCTAAGTATTTGCAAATGTTTTACATTTCCCATAGATTGGCAAGACCATCGTATTGAAGGGATGTAAGTTCCAAGTGAAGTGTGTGAAGGGTAAACGCGGGAGGGCGCAAGCCAAGCAGTCCCGAGTGGATCAATCCAACAGTGCGTACTTTCATAAAATCTTATTTAACGAGCTGTATAGAACTGTGAGCAATCAGTTTATGTTTCTGTCTTTCCTGTTCTTTAGAAAGGTGTGCATTCATGCGTGTAAATATTTGGTTGCACAAAATAAACTGTTGACAAGATTGTGTACAGTTCGAGACTAAAAGAAATAGCATGCGTATGCGCGTTTTACTTAAAAATCATTACACAGATCTAAATGATCATTTTTATTAACAAAGCTCTGATTGTTAACTTCAAACTTTTAAAACTGTCACAACTTTGATGCATATTGGGATGCTGAATAAAAAGCTATATGCAGCAATTATGCCTGCTAGTAGCAATTTCAATAATCATTGCAACAATTAACACATACTTATTCCAAGAAAAGGTTAGATAAAATGGCCACACAATGTGATAATCATACAATTCCGTTAGCACGAAATGTATCGTTATTTACAGGAACGCGTAGGCAAAACACGAGCTTCTTAAGTTGTGCCGTTATTCTTTTTTTGTTCATGTAGTGTACTCATTTAACAAAACGCGATGTACTTTACGTCAGAAACATTAATTGGGCTTTAATGCGATGGGCTATTagatcattatttatttttaaatcaatgttGTTTGGAGGTAATGGAGCAATCAACGTAAAACGCTATCAATAATTGTAAGCTTATTGTCCGTTTTCAGAATGTTCACGAGACGAACAGTGCGCACTCGACCAGGGAGCTTACAAATGCATTCgtaagtattattttaaaataccaACCCGTGTATTGGCCCGAacagtgttatatatatatatatgcataaggcAAACGAATGCCCGACGGAAAATCATCACATTTTGAGTTACTTAACATAAATAATTGGTCAGTAAATAAATGGAACGAAatgtcatgtctgtgacaaaaaTGTTTTCGCCAACATACGTTAGGTATCCTTTTTTACTATTGATATTGGTAAAATTCATAAAGATATCCTGATTGGCCGCTATATATAATTAAGTCTTCGCCCCACTTTTCATTCAAAAAGAAGTCTCATTTTTTAATTTGAACGATTTGTTCACAGCCTTATTCTTTGAGTATTTAAGTCCGTTTTGTATCAAAAATAGTTAATTGTTTTGTAGACAGCAGTTTATGTTCCATAAAACAACAGTAAATATCAATTGCATATATTGATGAAATTATAGTTCAATGCAAAATGCATTTATTAATCTAAATATCCAGAACCCAATTGTTTCCTAATGAATCAAAACTCCGTTTCGCAgctcaattaaatatgtttagaACCACTGTTTAATCGTATACATAATCCTAAATGAGTATGATTTAAGTCAGGAATGTGCACCAATCGCGAATAGTACGAAACAATTAGGCcctaattgttttaaaatatagtCGTTCGTTTGGCTATAAATAAATGGAATTGCCATCGACATGTGATTTCCATGTCTGGACTGGTTGTGACTGACATGGAAGGGGCCAACACTTAGTCGCTGTGCTTGCTGTCTGTTGGCTTCTTTATGATGAAGCATTCTCTTAATAATAAGATGAATTCTATCTCGTAGAAAGAACGATGCATgtcaatttaaatgcacaaatgTACAATGTTGTGGTTGACGAGAGTATTTATTGTTGATGTATGcaataaaattacaaatatgaAACATAATAATTGGTTTTATCGTTTACATTTCGGATGGAAATACTATTTTTTGAACCATGGTGGTTTTATCATTGACGTATTCATATCTTGCTGTAGCTAAAACTCAGTCCGTGAAGAAGAGAACGCCTGTGGGCGACAAGAAAAAGAAAGAGAAGAAGCAGAAGAAAGATAAGAAGGACAAAGATGGTAAAAAACCACCACCAAACAAACCGCAACCACtcaaccaacaacaacaacaacccccAAAaccccaacaacaacaaca contains:
- the LOC127852131 gene encoding zonadhesin-like, producing MDFRRLFLLCVVASLGLSSYAEAQDTKSSGSNDNTGSSGNTGTVENKDEAQKTKSSGSNDNTGSSGNSGTVENEAEAQKTKSSGSNDNTGSSGNTGTSGLDLFDSETGSNSGEEIDSVGSKSQSNEKNKNTGKGGKKTTKIPTAEIKPLKNVSKVKIVKKTREIQLNTRTKERTTKTCPNICGPNAQCDKRTGTCTCLNGFTGDGTTCTQACMCSAVGDPHYTQYDAAGCKNCKLHFQGPCMYVLTERDVAEKPECNFKVEVQNEYRDGDTSVSVLQYAVVTLPEEQSVVLGPRQLLTVNGMTVQPPHPGIGFTVTYTDKIYKLTTDCSVIVEFDGNNKLYVRVPHALGQNLNGLCGNCNGNSTDDCMDPSGNNFNTNGKCDVEHLGHSWLVQQKDQLPICFAPDLQAAIESTCDTDSRTIAEASCGFLNFATAKGSFSTEAFDALSNEHKDFVREKAAELLDDCVFDACEDVVNDRDPSRSACGYFEAFDEVLFAMGITLPEWRTATQCVPVCGANEEYYAVLPIEVNCVENHLASATTARSGCACSMGFVRSGTKCIPENECGCLFVDTYINKGDRVYAPNCIDVFECLGDNNLIKVESRPACHQNATCQVNRELGIYDCVCNAQLVGDGRDQCIGGCGPNNDLCHPQAECVTTGRGNKRRQACRCKEGLEGDGIETCERTCLCSLWGDPHFTNFNQLKYNFQGPCTYKLFELDNGKPCHMTVFIKNKITSKGTASVAKEMYIYLFGSEIVIRSDENKKVRINDEDISLAEEIDMHGFTVMDDGKYVVVKNNFCGLSAGYDGAGKGFVSLPAVFGLDPTGLCGQCDGKKNRMLDADGIDRYNQNNWQTVVGNSFLVDNPFYPNETGCTVPPDPDAEQCARAVTEKASTECEVIRKPDGPLGECVKKLANETTQALFDGCVFDYCQENVREREADDIVCASAALLAELCNQNGEMPEWRTETFCPAGVLCPAEKNLRYTTNLDQERPTCADPRGKGKRRHRPEEGCECSKPELMFTGHECVPQEECGCTTKVVGPDGKKITTYMKIGKTIVLKGCKFQVKCVKGKRGRAQAKQSRVDQSNKCSRDEQCALDQGAYKCIPKTQSVKKRTPVGDKKKKEKKQKKDKKDKDGKKPPPNKPQPLNQQQQQPPKPQQQQQQQPLQQPQQPQAVQPPNRLPSAPNTQKPVVVQPPSAPRPLPSGPLPEILEPLQQQPQILPVRAKYAETRCCPAAVSSWTFTVRTFTGNSRTPTTTTTNSTVRAINECARFGQSATNTCACTIRTPAQ